The following are from one region of the Coregonus clupeaformis isolate EN_2021a unplaced genomic scaffold, ASM2061545v1 scaf0270, whole genome shotgun sequence genome:
- the LOC121554127 gene encoding ubiquitin thioesterase OTUB1-like — MTIRARLKLGGLHHTCHHRERSSCCAVTRKFRMRSERQRKHNSTAKMAQEQQQETTQGEMEAGGVNCLAYDEAIMAQQDRIQQEIATSILLVSDRQELSVLQREYAAEDTIYQLKIKDLHKKYSYIRKTRPDGNCFYRAFGFSHLESLLEDSKELQRFKAVAAKSKLDLVNQGFTEFTIEDFHNTFMDLLELCEKQPGLSELLGSFRDQSVSDYIVVYLRLLTSGYLQREHGFFQHFIEGGRSVREFCQQEVEPMSKESDHIHIIALAQALNVSILVEYMDRGEGGTVNHHVFPEGSEPRVFLLYRPGHYDILYK; from the exons ATGACCATCCGGGCGAGGCTCAAACTCGGAGGTCTTCACCACACCTGCCACcacag AGAAAGATCCAGCTGCTGTGCTGTGACCCGGAAGTTTAGAATGAGGTctgagagacagaggaaacaCAATTCTACAGCTAAAATGGCGCAGGAGCAACAGCAGGAAACAacacagggagagatggagg CGGGAGGAGTAAACTGTCTTGCTTATGATGAGGCCATTATGGCTCAGCAGGACAGAATTCAGCAGGAG atcGCTACTAGCATCCTTTTAGTGTCAGACCGACAGGAGCTGTCAGTTTTGCAGAGAGAGTATGCTGCGGAAGACACCATTTATCAGCTCAAGATCAAG GATTTACACAAAAAATACTCGTATATTCGTAAGACGCGACCAGACGGGAACTGTTTCTACAGAGCTTTTGGCTTTTCACATCTCGAATCACTGCTAGAAGACAGCAAAGAGCTGCAGAG GTTCAAAGCAGTGGCAGCAAAGAGCAAACTGGACCTGGTAAACCAGGGTTTCACTGAGTTCACCATTGAAGACTTCCACAATACT TTCATGGACCTGTTGGAGCTGTGTGAGAAGCAGCCAGGCCTCAGTGAGCTGCTGGGCTCCTTCAGAGACCAGAGCGTGTCAGACTACATTGTGGTGTACCTGCGGTTGCTCACTTCAGGCTACCTGCAGAGGGAGCACGGTTTCTTCCAGCACTTCATCGAGGGGGGACGCTCTGTCAGGGAGTTCTGTCAGCAG GAGGTGGAGCCCATGTCTAAAGAAAGTGACCATATCCACATCATCGCCTTGGCCCAGGCCTTGAACGTGTCCATTCTAGTGGAGTATATGGACCGGGGTGAGGGGGGCACCGTCAACCACCACGTCTTTCCTGAAGGCAGCGAGCCTCGTGTCTTCCTTCTCTATAGACCCGGCCACTATGACATCTTGTACAAATAA
- the cskmt gene encoding citrate synthase-lysine N-methyltransferase CSKMT, mitochondrial isoform X1, producing MAVILNILTMSPRRLGMLITNTRLRHHTSLTTELINNMDKKATWDRFYTENNSKATNFKNFEWFFGFDAIRDFILPMLHSQPNSDALHVLDMGCGTSALGSCIYRDSPWPVQVTCADISAIAVRLMQEQTEAKAVQPQNPSSKLDFLELDCTHLHKQFGSESLDLILDKGTIDALLRSREGGAKASQVLKQCLKVLRDSGSLLQFSDEDPDARMLWLEKEVREPGLMAADVGVQEVGELRGVTYYCYQVTSRPVAQ from the exons ATGGCGGTGATTTTAAACATACTGACAATGTCGCCAAGGAGGTTAGGGATGTTAATTACAAATACACGTTTAAGGCACCACACCAGTCTAACAA CTGAACTTATCAACAACATGGACAAAAAAGCAACATGGGACCGGTTCTACACAGAAAACAACAGCAAGGCAACCAACTTCAAAAATTTTGAGTGGTTCTTCGGTTTCGACGCAATCCGGGACTTCATCCTGCCCATGCTGCATTCACAGCCCAACTCTGATGCCCTACATGTTCTGGACATGGGCTGTGGTACCTCTGCCCTAGGATCCTGCATATACAGAGACTCTCCCTGGCCAGTGCAGGTGACCTGCGCTGACATCTCCGCTATTGCTGTGCGCCTTATGCAGGAACAAACAGAAGCCAAAGCCGTGCAACCTCAGAACCCTTCCTCTAAGCTGGACTTCTTAGAACTGGACTGCACTCATCTCCACAAACAATTTGGTTCTGAGAGCCTGGACCTCATTCTAGACAAGGGCACCATAGATGCCTTGTTAAGGTCGAGGGAAGGGGGAGCCAAGGCCAGCCAGGTGCTTAAGCAGTGCCTAAAGGTGTTGAGGGACTCTGGGTCTCTCCTTCAGTTCTCAGATGAGGACCCTGATGCCAGGATGTTGTGGCTGGAGAAAGAGGTCCGGGAGCCGGGTTTGATGGCTGCCGATGTGGGGGTGCAGGAGGTGGGGGAGCTAAGGGGAGTGACTTATTACTGCTACCAAGTTACCTCTCGTCCTGTAGCACAGTAG
- the cskmt gene encoding citrate synthase-lysine N-methyltransferase CSKMT, mitochondrial isoform X2, producing MDKKATWDRFYTENNSKATNFKNFEWFFGFDAIRDFILPMLHSQPNSDALHVLDMGCGTSALGSCIYRDSPWPVQVTCADISAIAVRLMQEQTEAKAVQPQNPSSKLDFLELDCTHLHKQFGSESLDLILDKGTIDALLRSREGGAKASQVLKQCLKVLRDSGSLLQFSDEDPDARMLWLEKEVREPGLMAADVGVQEVGELRGVTYYCYQVTSRPVAQ from the coding sequence ATGGACAAAAAAGCAACATGGGACCGGTTCTACACAGAAAACAACAGCAAGGCAACCAACTTCAAAAATTTTGAGTGGTTCTTCGGTTTCGACGCAATCCGGGACTTCATCCTGCCCATGCTGCATTCACAGCCCAACTCTGATGCCCTACATGTTCTGGACATGGGCTGTGGTACCTCTGCCCTAGGATCCTGCATATACAGAGACTCTCCCTGGCCAGTGCAGGTGACCTGCGCTGACATCTCCGCTATTGCTGTGCGCCTTATGCAGGAACAAACAGAAGCCAAAGCCGTGCAACCTCAGAACCCTTCCTCTAAGCTGGACTTCTTAGAACTGGACTGCACTCATCTCCACAAACAATTTGGTTCTGAGAGCCTGGACCTCATTCTAGACAAGGGCACCATAGATGCCTTGTTAAGGTCGAGGGAAGGGGGAGCCAAGGCCAGCCAGGTGCTTAAGCAGTGCCTAAAGGTGTTGAGGGACTCTGGGTCTCTCCTTCAGTTCTCAGATGAGGACCCTGATGCCAGGATGTTGTGGCTGGAGAAAGAGGTCCGGGAGCCGGGTTTGATGGCTGCCGATGTGGGGGTGCAGGAGGTGGGGGAGCTAAGGGGAGTGACTTATTACTGCTACCAAGTTACCTCTCGTCCTGTAGCACAGTAG
- the LOC121554130 gene encoding ependymin, giving the protein MRTFVLLMCLAVGCLAQAPHPCRSPPLLTGAMSVANEKFNAYAKYDYDALGERIRFKEMGSYENKTFGLDALLLFREGVMYTINHKNRTCKKERLKKEDFHPMEIPADAALLGQVILGSSSGPGQGLLVNTWYGERATPTGGKDKWMSTFTEFGCIPVSTTYYTDKTGWVLTTFFNIVVGIDDPQQFFPPKFCQGAKVDETAEAANFYSILKNIKN; this is encoded by the exons ATGAGGACCTTCGTGTTGTTGATGTGCCTTGCAGTGGGCTGCCTGGCTCAGGCACCTCATCCGTGCA GGTCTCCCCCTCTTCTGACCGGAGCCATGTCTGTG GCAAATGAGAAGTTTAATGCATATGCAAAATACGACTATGACGCATTAGGCGAGCGTATCCGCTTCAAGGAGATGGGATCTTATGAGAACAAGACATTCGGCCTGGACGCCCTTCTGCTCTTCAGAGAG GGTGTCATGTATACGATTAACCACAAGAACCGCACATGTAAGAAGGAGAGGCTGAAGAAGGAGGACTTCCACCCCATGGAGATCCCCGCAGATGCTGCTCTGCTGGGGCAGGTGATCCTAGGGAGCTCCTCTGGTCCAGGACAGGGTCTGCTAGTCAACACCTGGTATGGAGAACGTGCAACCCCAACTGGTG GTAAAGACAAGTGGATGAGCACTTTCACTGAGTTTGGGTGCATACCTGTCAGCACTACGTACTACACGGACAAGACCGGCTGGGTGCTTACAAC CTTCTTCAACATTGTCGTTGGGATCGATGACCCCCAGCAGTTCTTCCCTCCTAAGTTCTGTCAGGGCGCTAAAGTGGATGAGACGGCAGAAGCAGCCAACTTCTACAGcattttaaaaaacattaaaaactAA